The proteins below are encoded in one region of Caulobacter henricii:
- a CDS encoding SDR family oxidoreductase — translation MGLFDLTGKVAIITGSSRGIGKAIAQRMAEHGAKVVISSRKAGPCDDVAAELNARHGDGTAIAVPANIGAKEDLQRLVDETRKAFGKIDICVCNAASNPYYGPLAGIADDQFRKILDNNIISNHWLIGMVAPEMRERRDGSIIIISSIGGLRGNAIIGAYNISKAADFQLARNLAHEFGPDNVRVNCIAPGLIKTDFAKALWDNPETLERSTKGVPLRRIGEPDELAGAAVYLASQAGSFMTGQALVVDGGATI, via the coding sequence ATGGGCCTCTTCGACCTCACCGGCAAGGTGGCGATCATCACCGGATCCTCGCGCGGGATTGGCAAGGCCATCGCCCAGCGCATGGCCGAGCATGGTGCAAAGGTGGTGATCTCGTCCCGCAAGGCGGGCCCCTGCGACGATGTGGCCGCCGAACTGAATGCCCGGCATGGCGACGGCACCGCGATCGCGGTACCGGCCAATATCGGGGCCAAGGAAGACCTCCAGCGCCTGGTCGATGAAACCCGCAAGGCGTTCGGCAAGATCGACATCTGCGTCTGCAACGCCGCCAGCAATCCCTATTACGGGCCCCTGGCCGGCATAGCCGACGACCAGTTCCGCAAGATCCTCGACAACAATATCATCAGCAATCACTGGCTGATCGGCATGGTCGCGCCCGAGATGCGTGAGCGCCGCGACGGCTCCATCATCATCATCTCCTCGATCGGCGGCCTGCGTGGCAATGCCATCATCGGGGCCTACAACATCTCCAAGGCCGCCGACTTCCAGCTGGCCCGCAACCTCGCCCATGAATTTGGGCCGGACAATGTGCGGGTCAACTGTATCGCGCCGGGCCTGATCAAGACCGACTTCGCCAAGGCGCTGTGGGACAATCCGGAGACCCTGGAACGCTCGACCAAGGGCGTGCCGCTGCGCCGCATCGGCGAACCTGATGAACTGGCCGGGGCAGCCGTCTATCTGGCGTCACAGGCCGGCAGCTTCATGACGGGTCAGGCCCTGGTCGTCGACGGGGGCGCGACAATCTGA
- a CDS encoding putative bifunctional diguanylate cyclase/phosphodiesterase, translating to MRNAVANSIISRGRSTILGLLPTVPDDMAGRIRLEQLSSILRLTPIMMGANILIAMLVCLAGSTGPHRDALLVWSALVISYGLLGLRGWLSAQRRKAGKFTVSERGLRRIATQAGLLGCLWGILPILAMDGDTASVQMRMMIAAVIAGMIGCGGFAMLALPQAAIAYSTPMVLGSLYVLLRSGDPILLALAGLLIFCYLVISLSCLSHAKVFAERLVAGEELERQKQVVSLLLSDFEEGASDWLWEIDAQGALTYVSDRMAAAAGADRSALIGCPLASLCGAAAESPAGPVASLAVLFSEQKTFRDVIVSLQVQTETRWWSISAKPIHDMSGGFTGFRGVGADVTAAREAQARISRLAHFDVLTQLPNRLSFLQALSQAWHDHGSEDPNPETGGGCAVLCLDLDFFKGVNDSLGHPVGDALLVAVAERLRQCIGEAGFVARLGGDEFAVVVAPAPLPESLGNLSRTIVETLSQPYEIKGHNVLIGASIGIAMAPSDAADPDSLLKNADLALYRAKGDGRGAYRFFEMSMDVWAQERRALEMDLRAALANDELKLFFQPLIGSREHEITGFEALLRWQHPRRGLVPPNDFIECAEQWGLIGKIGEWVLNEACRQAASWPTSLTVAVNLSPNQFASGDLVGQVAHALELSGLDPARLELEITEGLLLQDTARTMDQLAALKVLGVKIAMDDFGTGYSSLAYLWRFPFDKIKLDRSFVAEMSDNSAITDIVRTITLLGQTLKLQVTAEGVETADQARMLGEMHCDHFQGFLFGRPMPVGDIPNFLISDLARRMRRESVEAAEAEDAANSASA from the coding sequence TTGCGCAACGCCGTCGCAAACTCGATCATCAGCCGGGGGCGCAGCACGATCCTGGGCCTGCTGCCGACCGTGCCTGACGACATGGCCGGCCGGATCCGGCTGGAGCAGCTGAGCAGCATCCTGCGCCTGACCCCCATCATGATGGGGGCCAACATCCTCATCGCCATGCTGGTCTGCCTGGCCGGCTCGACCGGTCCCCATCGCGACGCCCTCTTGGTCTGGTCAGCCCTGGTGATCAGCTACGGCCTGCTGGGCCTGAGGGGCTGGCTCTCCGCCCAAAGACGCAAGGCCGGCAAGTTCACCGTATCGGAGCGCGGTCTGCGCCGGATCGCGACCCAGGCCGGCCTGCTGGGCTGCCTTTGGGGCATCCTGCCGATCCTGGCCATGGACGGCGACACGGCCAGCGTCCAGATGCGGATGATGATCGCCGCCGTCATTGCCGGCATGATCGGCTGCGGTGGCTTCGCCATGCTGGCCCTGCCCCAGGCCGCAATCGCCTATTCGACCCCGATGGTCCTGGGCTCGCTCTATGTGCTGCTGCGCAGCGGCGACCCGATCCTGCTGGCCTTAGCCGGGCTTCTGATCTTCTGCTACCTGGTCATCAGCCTGTCGTGCCTGTCGCACGCCAAGGTCTTTGCCGAACGCCTGGTCGCCGGTGAGGAACTGGAGCGCCAGAAGCAGGTGGTCAGCCTCCTGCTCAGTGATTTCGAGGAAGGGGCCAGCGACTGGCTCTGGGAAATCGACGCCCAGGGCGCCCTGACCTATGTGTCCGACCGGATGGCCGCCGCCGCCGGCGCGGACCGCTCCGCCCTGATCGGTTGCCCCCTGGCCTCGCTTTGCGGTGCCGCCGCCGAGAGCCCGGCCGGGCCTGTCGCGTCCCTGGCTGTGCTGTTCAGCGAACAGAAGACCTTCCGGGACGTGATCGTTTCGCTCCAGGTCCAGACCGAGACCCGCTGGTGGTCGATCAGCGCCAAGCCGATCCATGACATGAGCGGCGGCTTTACCGGCTTTCGCGGGGTCGGCGCAGACGTGACCGCTGCGCGCGAGGCCCAGGCCCGCATCTCGCGCCTGGCCCATTTCGATGTCCTGACCCAGCTGCCCAACCGCCTGTCCTTCCTGCAGGCGCTGAGCCAGGCCTGGCACGACCACGGCTCCGAAGACCCCAACCCCGAGACCGGCGGCGGCTGCGCCGTGCTTTGCCTGGACCTGGACTTTTTCAAGGGCGTCAATGACAGCCTGGGCCATCCGGTGGGCGACGCTCTGCTGGTCGCGGTCGCCGAGCGCCTGCGTCAGTGCATTGGTGAGGCCGGCTTCGTCGCCCGCCTCGGCGGTGACGAATTCGCGGTCGTGGTCGCCCCCGCGCCCTTGCCGGAATCCCTCGGGAACCTGTCGCGCACCATCGTCGAGACCCTCTCCCAGCCCTATGAAATCAAGGGCCACAATGTCCTCATCGGGGCCAGCATCGGCATCGCCATGGCCCCGTCCGATGCCGCCGATCCCGACAGCCTGCTGAAGAATGCCGACCTGGCGCTCTATCGCGCCAAGGGTGACGGCCGCGGGGCCTATCGCTTCTTCGAGATGTCGATGGACGTCTGGGCCCAGGAACGCCGGGCGCTTGAGATGGATCTCCGGGCCGCCCTGGCCAATGACGAGCTGAAGCTGTTTTTCCAGCCGCTGATCGGCAGCCGCGAGCACGAGATCACAGGTTTCGAGGCCCTGCTTCGCTGGCAGCATCCACGACGCGGCCTTGTGCCCCCCAATGACTTCATCGAATGCGCCGAGCAATGGGGCCTGATCGGCAAGATCGGCGAATGGGTCCTCAACGAGGCCTGCAGACAGGCCGCGTCTTGGCCCACCTCGCTGACCGTCGCTGTCAATCTGTCGCCCAACCAGTTTGCCTCCGGCGACCTGGTTGGCCAGGTGGCGCACGCCCTGGAACTCTCGGGCCTGGATCCGGCCCGGCTGGAGCTGGAGATCACCGAGGGCCTGCTGCTGCAGGACACGGCCCGGACCATGGACCAGCTGGCGGCCCTGAAGGTCCTCGGCGTGAAGATCGCCATGGACGACTTCGGCACCGGCTATTCCAGCCTCGCCTATCTCTGGCGGTTCCCGTTCGACAAGATCAAGCTGGACCGCTCGTTCGTGGCCGAGATGAGCGACAATTCCGCCATCACCGACATCGTCCGCACCATCACCCTGCTCGGCCAGACCCTGAAGCTGCAGGTCACGGCCGAGGGGGTCGAGACCGCCGATCAGGCGCGGATGCTGGGCGAGATGCACTGCGACCATTTCCAGGGCTTCCTGTTTGGACGCCCCATGCCGGTCGGCGACATCCCCAACTTCCTGATCAGCGATCTGGCCCGCCGCATGCGCCGCGAAAGCGTCGAGGCGGCCGAGGCGGAAGACGCTGCGAACAGCGCGTCGGCGTAA
- a CDS encoding GNAT family N-acetyltransferase encodes MTESPLMEQGRSVSLICATSEMIQAEDMGGEAIASCLGVAPPASWPPEHNDAATRSWMSDLLAQNPDEPGYVSWYVIGQGRLVGVCGYKGPPNLWGEVEIGYSIVEAEHRKGFGVEAAGLLVARAFRDPRVAVVTAETLPALVASQKVLMRCGFSHVGGHMDPDQGQIMRFEVPRPA; translated from the coding sequence ATGACCGAATCGCCGCTCATGGAACAGGGCCGAAGTGTCTCGCTGATCTGCGCGACCTCGGAGATGATTCAGGCCGAGGACATGGGCGGCGAGGCGATCGCCAGCTGCCTTGGGGTCGCCCCGCCCGCCTCCTGGCCGCCCGAGCACAATGACGCCGCCACCCGCAGCTGGATGAGCGACCTGCTGGCCCAGAATCCGGACGAACCGGGCTATGTCTCCTGGTACGTCATCGGCCAGGGGCGACTGGTCGGGGTCTGCGGCTACAAGGGCCCGCCCAATCTGTGGGGTGAGGTCGAGATCGGCTATTCGATCGTCGAGGCCGAGCATCGCAAGGGTTTCGGCGTCGAGGCCGCAGGCCTGCTGGTGGCCCGCGCCTTCCGTGACCCTCGGGTCGCCGTGGTGACGGCCGAGACCTTACCGGCCCTGGTCGCCTCCCAGAAGGTACTGATGCGATGCGGCTTTAGCCATGTGGGCGGCCATATGGACCCGGACCAGGGTCAGATCATGCGGTTTGAGGTGCCGCGTCCTGCCTGA
- a CDS encoding ATP-binding protein — translation MRRFLASVVFFGSLAACAGAWATDRAPSTMAVRLEQLNNSIGAHQVRRPPRDNEDIELAGQKALRLKGPERLYGLWRVIYAYKSSQIRRAFDSWIAKTRLAARRDNDAPLLALADLMVLTYSNETGGFEAFSEADWKRLLGHPSQDVRMMTGIERVRHLGQTGDWSEAARLAANLSVEIELRGEIARPLLAEVHQVHSYTLADIGDKEGALERMAEAAALDERDAFYMRKIERVYDIAFTAVEVGEIDAAERFAKLHHQMTWASGDPGLRAWDRFLCALVAEARESPKGVLACLPEMTAALANPDSRLLVVMLKRRLLARAMVGDAAGARSDLARLRAVPTSLSARDPQIEQLAEAYIDQAEGRSREAFLKLDAWQRRDRAESDKAHTHSVAEMSAALESELRAKRDESRRLAAEVELNRRLAQASGVIALLLSLLFLGGGTWAYNQRRVSRSLREAQARAESANQAKSSFLAVMSHELRTPLNGMLGLAQSLRSEDLTPGQREQIELILDSGDTLLVLLNDILDLSKIEAGKLEIAPTAGDLTVVCARLIGGYQPTAREKGIDLVFRVDGPPPGPLLFDAVRLRQCLTNLVSNALKFTNAGRVEVALSCGLDEATGRQSIGLRVSDTGIGMSEATLAKLFSAFTQADASTTRNFGGTGLGLNITRRLVELMGGDIQVESREGEGSVFTIRMLLDAGAPDSLPAPEPGAPEDVLQPAFAALQGRRVLVVDDHPINRRVIRLFLAPLECDLIEAEDGRQALAALEAGPVDIVLMDINMPVMDGLEATRRLRADPRFERLPVIALTADVLSAQIKTCLAAGVDAHVAKPIDLRNLLSVMDQVLSARLVASRPVRQDAAPQTA, via the coding sequence TTGAGACGATTTCTGGCCTCTGTCGTTTTCTTCGGGAGCCTGGCCGCTTGCGCCGGCGCCTGGGCGACGGATCGTGCCCCGTCGACGATGGCGGTCCGGCTTGAGCAGCTGAACAATAGCATCGGGGCCCATCAGGTCCGCCGGCCGCCGCGTGACAACGAGGATATTGAGCTGGCTGGGCAGAAGGCCTTGCGCCTGAAGGGGCCCGAGCGCCTCTACGGCCTGTGGCGCGTGATCTACGCCTACAAGAGCAGTCAGATCCGGCGCGCTTTCGACAGCTGGATCGCCAAGACCCGTCTGGCGGCCCGGCGCGACAATGACGCGCCGCTGCTGGCCCTGGCCGATTTGATGGTCCTGACCTACAGCAATGAGACCGGCGGTTTCGAGGCCTTTTCCGAAGCCGACTGGAAGCGGCTGCTGGGCCATCCGTCGCAGGATGTCCGCATGATGACCGGCATTGAGCGGGTGCGTCATCTGGGCCAGACCGGAGACTGGTCGGAAGCCGCGCGCCTGGCCGCCAATCTGAGCGTGGAGATCGAGCTCCGCGGCGAGATCGCCCGTCCCCTGCTGGCCGAAGTCCATCAGGTGCATTCCTATACGCTGGCCGACATCGGCGACAAGGAAGGGGCCCTGGAGCGCATGGCGGAGGCCGCCGCCCTCGACGAGCGCGACGCCTTCTACATGCGCAAGATCGAACGGGTCTACGATATCGCCTTCACCGCCGTTGAGGTCGGCGAGATCGACGCGGCCGAACGGTTCGCCAAGCTGCATCACCAGATGACCTGGGCCAGTGGCGACCCTGGCCTGAGGGCCTGGGACCGGTTTCTCTGCGCGCTCGTCGCCGAGGCCCGCGAGTCGCCGAAGGGCGTTCTGGCCTGCTTGCCGGAAATGACGGCCGCCCTGGCCAATCCCGACAGCCGACTGCTCGTTGTGATGTTGAAAAGGCGGCTTCTGGCCCGGGCCATGGTGGGCGATGCCGCTGGGGCGCGTTCCGACCTCGCCCGTCTGCGTGCCGTGCCGACAAGCCTCTCCGCACGCGATCCGCAGATTGAGCAGCTGGCCGAGGCCTATATCGACCAGGCCGAAGGTCGCAGCCGGGAGGCGTTCCTGAAGCTGGATGCCTGGCAACGCCGGGATCGGGCCGAAAGCGACAAGGCCCATACCCACAGCGTGGCCGAAATGTCGGCGGCGCTTGAGAGCGAGCTGCGCGCCAAGCGCGACGAAAGCCGTCGTCTGGCGGCCGAGGTCGAGCTCAACCGCCGCCTGGCCCAGGCGTCCGGCGTGATCGCATTGCTGCTGTCCCTGCTGTTCCTGGGCGGCGGCACCTGGGCCTATAATCAGCGCCGTGTCTCCCGGTCGCTGCGCGAGGCCCAGGCCAGGGCCGAGTCCGCCAACCAGGCCAAGTCGTCCTTCCTGGCGGTGATGAGCCACGAGCTGCGCACGCCCTTGAATGGCATGCTCGGTCTGGCCCAGTCGCTGCGCTCGGAAGACCTGACACCGGGCCAGCGCGAGCAGATCGAACTGATCCTGGATTCGGGCGATACCTTGCTGGTGCTGCTCAACGACATCCTCGACCTGTCCAAGATCGAGGCGGGAAAGCTCGAGATCGCTCCGACCGCAGGCGACCTGACGGTGGTCTGTGCCCGGCTGATCGGCGGCTATCAGCCGACGGCGCGGGAGAAGGGCATCGACCTCGTCTTCCGGGTCGACGGCCCGCCGCCGGGACCCTTGCTGTTCGATGCGGTTCGTCTGCGCCAATGCCTGACCAATCTGGTCTCAAACGCCCTGAAGTTTACCAATGCCGGCCGGGTGGAGGTGGCGCTGTCCTGCGGCCTGGATGAGGCCACGGGCCGCCAGAGCATTGGCCTTAGGGTCAGCGACACCGGCATCGGCATGAGCGAAGCCACCCTGGCCAAGCTGTTCAGCGCCTTTACCCAGGCGGATGCCTCCACCACGCGCAACTTCGGCGGCACGGGTCTGGGTCTGAACATCACAAGGCGGCTGGTAGAATTGATGGGCGGCGACATCCAGGTTGAGAGCCGCGAGGGGGAAGGCTCGGTCTTCACCATCCGGATGCTGCTCGACGCCGGCGCGCCCGACAGCCTGCCGGCTCCCGAACCCGGCGCGCCCGAGGATGTTCTGCAACCGGCCTTTGCCGCCCTGCAGGGGCGGCGGGTTCTGGTCGTTGACGACCACCCGATCAATCGCCGCGTGATTCGCCTGTTCCTGGCCCCGCTGGAGTGTGACCTGATCGAGGCCGAAGACGGTCGCCAGGCGCTCGCGGCGCTCGAGGCCGGTCCGGTCGACATCGTTCTGATGGACATCAACATGCCGGTGATGGACGGTCTGGAGGCCACCCGCCGGCTGCGCGCCGATCCACGCTTTGAACGCCTGCCCGTGATCGCCCTGACGGCGGACGTCCTGTCGGCCCAGATCAAGACCTGTCTGGCCGCCGGGGTCGACGCCCATGTCGCCAAGCCCATCGATCTGCGGAACCTGCTTTCGGTGATGGACCAGGTTCTGTCGGCCCGCCTGGTGGCCAGCCGACCGGTCAGGCAGGACGCGGCACCTCAAACCGCATGA
- a CDS encoding GNAT family N-acetyltransferase — protein MRILPFEARHADAWRDLNVAWISRYFTMEAKDHEALNDPVGKILDKGGHILMAETDEGEIIGCVGLILLEDGGFEVAKMTVTEQARGTGLGRLLMQACIDKAEALGAPRLYLETNSSLAPALGLYRAMGFVDLPHRDTSYARADVFMERRV, from the coding sequence ATGCGCATCCTGCCCTTTGAAGCCCGACATGCCGACGCCTGGCGCGACCTGAATGTCGCCTGGATCTCCAGATATTTCACGATGGAGGCCAAGGACCATGAGGCGCTGAACGATCCAGTCGGCAAGATCCTCGACAAGGGTGGCCACATCCTGATGGCCGAGACCGACGAGGGCGAGATCATCGGCTGCGTCGGCCTGATCCTGCTGGAGGACGGTGGGTTCGAGGTGGCCAAGATGACTGTCACCGAGCAGGCGAGGGGGACGGGGCTGGGCAGGCTGCTGATGCAGGCCTGTATCGACAAGGCCGAGGCCCTGGGCGCGCCCCGGCTCTATCTGGAGACCAATTCCAGCCTCGCCCCGGCGCTCGGGCTCTATCGGGCGATGGGGTTTGTCGATCTGCCCCATCGCGACACGTCGTATGCGCGGGCCGATGTGTTCATGGAACGGCGGGTTTAG
- a CDS encoding GlsB/YeaQ/YmgE family stress response membrane protein has protein sequence MSGVGLIGAIIIGILAGWIAEQIMKRNHGLLTNLVVGVVGSFLGAFAASALGIAWGGFIGSLLISTLGAILLLALLGLIKKS, from the coding sequence ATGAGCGGCGTAGGCCTCATCGGCGCGATCATTATCGGCATTCTGGCCGGCTGGATCGCCGAACAGATCATGAAGCGCAACCACGGTCTGCTGACCAATCTGGTGGTCGGTGTGGTCGGCTCATTCCTCGGGGCCTTCGCCGCCAGTGCTCTGGGCATAGCCTGGGGCGGGTTCATCGGCAGCCTGCTGATCTCGACCCTCGGCGCGATCCTGCTCCTGGCCCTGCTAGGTCTGATCAAGAAAAGCTAG
- a CDS encoding aminotransferase — MVHPVFENLPTTIFEEMSGLARELGAINLGQGFPDDAGPEPVRARAAEALMTGSNQYPPMRGLPELRRAVAQHYRLSQGLDLDESEITVTSGATEALAAAFFSLISPGDEVVLFQPLYDAYLPLIRRAGGVPRLVRLEPPHWRFDRAMLEAAFTPRTRMVVLNSPLNPAGTVVPDEDLALLAEFCVAHDAIAVCDEVWEAVTFDGRRHRSLMDLPGMRERTVKIGSAGKLFGMTGWKVGFLCAAPPLTRALAAAHQFLTFTTPPNLQAAVAWGLDHHRDWFTAMPAGLQASRDRLSAGLVAAGFAVLPSAGTYFLNIDLRASGLTLNDRDFCLRLVREHGVAAIPVSAFYAETPVQHIARLCFAKSDQTLDEAVARMARARQALERQDA, encoded by the coding sequence ATGGTCCATCCCGTCTTCGAAAACCTGCCCACCACCATCTTCGAGGAGATGAGCGGACTGGCGCGCGAACTGGGCGCGATCAATCTGGGTCAGGGCTTTCCGGACGATGCTGGCCCCGAGCCGGTGCGCGCCAGGGCCGCCGAGGCCCTGATGACGGGCTCCAACCAGTATCCGCCGATGCGGGGCCTGCCCGAACTGCGCCGCGCCGTGGCCCAGCACTACCGCCTGTCCCAGGGTCTGGACCTGGACGAGAGCGAGATCACCGTCACCTCGGGCGCGACCGAAGCCCTGGCAGCCGCCTTCTTTTCGCTGATCTCGCCCGGAGATGAGGTGGTGCTGTTTCAGCCCCTCTACGATGCCTATCTGCCACTGATCCGCCGGGCAGGCGGCGTGCCCCGGCTGGTGCGCCTTGAGCCGCCGCACTGGCGCTTCGACCGCGCCATGCTGGAGGCCGCCTTCACGCCCCGGACCCGGATGGTGGTGCTCAACAGCCCGCTCAACCCGGCCGGAACCGTGGTGCCCGATGAGGACCTGGCCCTGCTGGCGGAGTTCTGCGTGGCCCATGATGCCATCGCCGTCTGCGACGAGGTCTGGGAAGCGGTGACCTTTGACGGCCGTCGCCACCGCTCACTGATGGACTTGCCCGGCATGCGCGAGCGGACGGTCAAGATCGGCTCGGCGGGAAAACTTTTTGGTATGACAGGGTGGAAGGTCGGGTTCCTGTGCGCGGCACCGCCCCTGACCCGGGCTCTCGCTGCGGCCCACCAGTTCCTGACCTTTACCACACCGCCCAACCTTCAGGCCGCCGTGGCCTGGGGGCTGGACCATCACCGCGACTGGTTCACGGCCATGCCGGCGGGTCTGCAGGCCTCCCGCGACCGGCTTTCTGCCGGCCTTGTGGCTGCGGGCTTCGCTGTCCTGCCCAGCGCCGGCACCTATTTTCTCAATATCGACCTGCGCGCCTCGGGCCTGACCCTGAATGATCGCGACTTCTGTCTGAGGCTGGTGCGCGAACACGGCGTCGCGGCCATCCCCGTCTCGGCCTTCTATGCCGAGACACCGGTGCAACACATTGCCCGTCTATGCTTTGCCAAGTCTGACCAGACGCTCGACGAGGCGGTCGCCCGCATGGCCCGCGCCCGGCAGGCTTTAGAAAGACAGGACGCATGA
- a CDS encoding FkbM family methyltransferase, which produces MLDITRAYGLNFLYPEGDDSVGQMLRDYGEFAPAELGFIAQCLSACESEGTFLDIGANIGAICLPLATGRDTWRFIAVEGHRGLAQVLSANAFANGRYNVEVHNAVVGAAEGLIDFPALSLKETGNFGIVGLHMEQQYQTERARMTTIDALAPSNTRFIKVDVEGHEAEVLRGAEQTLHVTRPIWLLEANVKHEKAHQEMRSVLFSAGYDLYWFYSPFVSLNAPSKKSAVPPRRKGDFSVVALPKGTANLWELPKVADAVEPLPTLVSLFPYLQRFGY; this is translated from the coding sequence ATGCTCGACATCACGCGCGCCTATGGTCTCAACTTCCTTTATCCTGAAGGCGATGACTCTGTGGGTCAGATGCTCAGGGACTATGGCGAGTTCGCTCCGGCTGAGCTTGGCTTCATCGCTCAGTGCCTGAGTGCATGTGAGAGCGAAGGTACGTTTCTCGACATCGGTGCCAACATCGGCGCCATCTGCTTGCCGCTTGCCACTGGCCGGGACACTTGGCGCTTCATTGCGGTGGAGGGGCATCGAGGCCTAGCGCAAGTCCTCTCCGCGAACGCGTTCGCCAATGGCCGCTACAATGTCGAGGTCCACAACGCCGTGGTCGGAGCGGCTGAGGGGCTGATCGACTTTCCGGCCCTGAGCCTAAAAGAGACTGGCAATTTCGGTATCGTAGGTCTCCACATGGAGCAGCAGTACCAAACCGAGCGGGCACGGATGACAACCATCGACGCCCTCGCGCCCAGCAATACCCGGTTCATTAAGGTCGACGTCGAGGGTCACGAGGCCGAGGTGCTTAGGGGGGCTGAACAAACCTTACACGTTACCCGGCCGATCTGGCTGCTGGAGGCCAACGTCAAGCACGAGAAGGCCCATCAGGAAATGCGCTCAGTGCTTTTTAGCGCAGGGTACGATCTTTACTGGTTCTACTCACCCTTCGTCAGCTTGAACGCCCCCAGTAAGAAGTCGGCGGTGCCTCCACGCAGGAAGGGTGACTTTTCCGTTGTGGCGCTACCTAAGGGGACCGCAAACCTCTGGGAGCTTCCCAAAGTCGCTGACGCCGTAGAACCACTGCCAACCTTGGTAAGCCTGTTTCCCTATCTGCAGCGGTTCGGCTACTAG